In Nymphaea colorata isolate Beijing-Zhang1983 chromosome 5, ASM883128v2, whole genome shotgun sequence, one genomic interval encodes:
- the LOC116254219 gene encoding receptor-like protein kinase FERONIA — protein sequence MEMKHSPSSQPLISFTLLCLLLISLVIRSSSSFVPIDNILLNCGASSDDNDGDNRRWTGDANSLFAPANSANTFAAQAASMDPSLPSDIPFKTARIFTSVASYNFSLSNGRHFVRLYFYPSSYNNRDAQTAVFSVQSGPFTLLSNFSASITALALSQAYIIREFFITVSAGSLTLTFTPSPNVPNSIAFVNGIEIVSSPELFGSDPDNSSTLVGSGTQYPISVFSALQTVNRLNVGGQYISPIADSNLSRVWYDDSPYIFGAGFGVSYSKDPNITIRYPPAVPDYIAPADVYSTARSMGPNSSVNMNYNLTWFIRVDNGFFYMLRLHFCEIQSEFYKINQRVFNVFVNNQTAGSQLDVIAYATNEVPSNYGGVPVYRDYAIFVSGDVGGQSNLWIALHPSDGSAQYEDSILNGLEVFKVNDSSGNLAGPNPALPPAQPPSSSVNDTPQTKNGAAKGPVVGGVVGGIAVIAVGACICFFLFRRRKQAKAGKGSDSGPSGWRPLSLYSHTGNGKSTTMSSTSTSSGKTGATGSYTSSLPSNLCRHFTISEIIAATNNFDESLLLGVGGFGKVYKGDVDNGTKVAIKRGNPLSEQGVHEFQTEIEMLSKLRHRHLVSLIGYCEDNCEMILVYDYMAHGTLREHLYKTNKPPLSWRQRMEICIGAARGLHYLHTGAKHTIIHRDVKTTNILLDEKWVAKVSDFGLSKTGPAMDHTHVSTVVKGSFGYLDPEYYRRQQLTDKSDVYSFGVVLFEVLCARPALNPALPKEQVSLAEWALHCQKKGILEQIIDPFLRGKIAPECFRKFAETAEKCVADQGTDRPSMGDVLWNLEFALQLQENAEEAHKKGVGSGFIGEGDDEIMEFSGVGKKVDEVGGFDGLTDTQTTGVSLGGRSLASEDSEGLTPSAVFSQLVDPKGR from the coding sequence ATGGAGATGAAGCACTCACCTTCATCTCAGCCACTCATTTCCTTCACCCTTCTCTGCCTCTTGCTGATTTCACTGGTGATacgttcttcctcttcctttgtCCCGATAGACAACATCCTTCTGAACTGCGGTGCGTCTTCTGATGACAACGATGGGGACAACCGCCGGTGGACCGGCGACGCGAATTCTCTTTTTGCGCCTGCAAATTCTGCCAATACTTTCGCTGCTCAGGCTGCGAGTATGGACCCTTCCCTACCTTCCGATATCCCCTTCAAAACTGCTCGGATCTTCACTTCTGTTGCCTCCtataacttctctctctctaacggACGTCATTTTGTGCGCCTTTATTTCTACCCTTCTTCCTACAACAACCGAGATGCTCAAACCGCCGTCTTCTCGGTTCAGTCCGGACCTTTTACTCTGCTGAGTAATTTCAGCGCTTCTATAACTGCTTTGGCCCTCTCTCAGGCGTACATTATCCGTGAATTCTTCATCACCGTGTCTGCTGGCTCTCTTACACTCACCTTTACCCCCTCCCCGAACGTCCCAAATTCCATTGCCTTTGTTAATGGCATTGAGATTGTCTCCTCACCAGAACTTTTTGGTTCCGATCCGGACAATTCTTCAACCCTTGTTGGTTCGGGTACCCAATACCCTATATCTGTTTTCTCTGCTCTTCAAACTGTTAATCGGTTAAACGTCGGTGGGCAGTACATATCTCCTATTGCAGACTCGAACCTCTCTCGTGTCTGGTACGATGATTCTCCTTATATCTTTGGCGCTGGATTTGGAGTTTCATATTCCAAAGATCCCAATATAACTATTCGCTATCCACCGGCGGTCCCTGACTACATCGCTCCAGCTGATGTGTATTCGACTGCTCGTTCAATGGGACCTAATTCAAGTGTAAACATGAATTACAACCTCACGTGGTTCATCAGAGTGGACAACGGATTTTTTTACATGCTGAGGCTCCATTTCTGCGAGATTCAGTCGGAGTTCTACAAAATCAACCAGAGAGTGTTTAACGTGTTTGTTAATAATCAGACAGCAGGTTCCCAATTGGATGTAATTGCCTATGCAACGAACGAGGTTCCGAGTAACTATGGTGGTGTGCCTGTTTATAGAGACTATGCGATCTTTGTATCTGGTGATGTTGGTGGACAGAGCAATCTATGGATAGCACTGCATCCTTCTGACGGTTCTGCGCAGTATGAAGATTCAATTCTTAATGGGCTTGAGGTCTTCAAGGTCAATGATTCCTCTGGTAACCTCGCCGGTCCAAATCCCGCCTTGCCGCCAGCCCAACCGCCGTCTTCATCAGTAAACGATACTCCCCAAACCAAAAATGGAGCTGCAAAAGGCCCGGTTGTCGGCGGTGTTGTCGGCGGTATAGCAGTCATCGCTGTTGGAGCTTGCATCTGCTTTTTCTTATTTAGGCGGCGGAAGCAGGCGAAGGCGGGCAAAGGAAGCGACAGTGGTCCATCTGGGTGGCGGCCTTTGTCACTCTACTCCCATACTGGAAATGGCAAGTCGACCACAATGTCCAGTACATCGACGAGCTCCGGGAAGACCGGCGCTACCGGCAGCTACACATCCTCTCTTCCTTCCAACCTGTGTCGCCATTTCACAATCTCCGAGATCATCGCAGCCACCAACAACTTTGATGAATCCCTCCTCCTTGGTGTTGGTGGTTTCGGGAAGGTTTACAAGGGTGATGTTGATAATGGCACGAAAGTGGCCATCAAAAGAGGGAACCCACTTTCCGAACAAGGAGTTCACGAGTTTCAGACTGAGATTGAGATGCTCTCTAAACTCCGCCACCGCCACCTGGTCTCTCTGATTGGCTACTGCGAGGATAACTGCGAGATGATTTTGGTTTATGACTACATGGCTCATGGAACCCTGCGTGAACACCTCTACAAGACAAACAAGCCACCGCTGTCCTGGAGACAGAGAATGGAGATCTGCATTGGTGCAGCCCGCGGATTGCACTATCTCCACACCGGTGCCAAACACACCATCATACACAGAGATGTCAAGACCACAAACATACTCCTCGATGAGAAATGGGTTGCCAAGGTTTCCGACTTTGGGCTGTCAAAAACCGGTCCCGCCATGGATCACACCCATGTGAGCACAGTCGTCAAGGGCAGCTTCGGCTATCTTGACCCAGAGTACTACCGCAGGCAGCAGCTCACGGATAAATCCGATGTCTATTCCTTCGGAGTCGTCTTGTTTGAGGTGCTCTGCGCACGCCCTGCCCTTAACCCTGCACTGCCCAAGGAGCAGGTCAGCCTGGCCGAATGGGCACTGCATTGTCAAAAGAAGGGGATTCTGGAGCAGATCATTGATCCCTTCTTGAGAGGGAAAATCGCACCCGAGTGCTTCCGCAAGTTCGCGGAAACAGCAGAGAAATGTGTGGCAGACCAAGGAACAGATCGGCCATCCATGGGAGACGTTCTGTGGAATCTAGAATTCGCTCTGCAGCTGCAGGAAAACGCCGAGGAGGCGCACAAGAAGGGGGTGGGCTCGGGTTTCATTGGGGAGGGTGACGATGAGATAATGGAGTTCTCTGGCGTTGGGAAGAAGGTGGACGAAGTCGGAGGGTTCGACGGCCTAACAGACACTCAGACCACCGGAGTGAGCCTGGGCGGGCGGAGCCTGGCCAGCGAAGATTCAGAGGGCCTGACTCCAAGTGCTGTGTTTTCCCAGCTAGTGGATCCCAAGGGCCGGTGA
- the LOC116254661 gene encoding serine/threonine-protein kinase AtPK2/AtPK19-like: MVASQLSSFPSVGLCKGFQSKLLLSVDSPSTVPSEHVEFDFEEVFGPLPVQPSSPLTPSDPHERVFEDPVMIQSRSHSLVGPSACISQALPHSKLTLVETESTLELVDCDVAETLKEKGLSEGNLSDDVPCMVKPQCLTEQGVGLDDFEVMKVVGQGAFAKVFQVKKKGTAEIYAMKVMRKDKILEKNHADYMKAERDILTKIEHPFVVQLRYSFQTKYRLYLVLDFINGGHLFFQLYHQGLFREDVARIYTAEIVSAVSHLHANGVMHRDLKPENILLDADGHVMLTDFGLAKQFEGNARSNSLCGTVEYMAPEIVLGKGHDKAADWWSVGILLFEMLTGKPPFIGGNRQKIQQKIIKDKIKLPAFLSSEVHSLLKGLLQKDPSKRLGSGPDGSDEIKRHKWFKSINWRKLEAREIEPGFKPKVGGKDCVANFDERWTKLPLLDSPAASPRPGENEFAGFTFVRPSPFLLKPRSVM; encoded by the exons ATGGTTGCATCTCAGTTAAGCAGTTTTCCATCTGTTGGTCTGTGCAAGGGGTTTCAATCCAAGTTGCTCCTCTCTGTTGACTCCCCCTCCACTGTTCCCTCGGAGCATGTGGAGTTTGATTTTGAAGAGGTTTTTGGGCCACTGCCAGTTCAACCCTCTAGTCCTCTGACTCCTAGTGATCCACATGAAAGAGTGTTTGAAGATCCTGTTATGATTCAGAGCCGGTCACACTCATTGGTGGGGCCTTCAGCTTGCATCAGTCAGGCATTGCCCCATAGCAAACTTACCCTGGTTGAAACAGAAAGCACATTGGAACTTGTGGACTGTGATGTTGCAGAAACTCTGAAAGAAAAAGGACTATCTGAAGGTAATTTGTCAGATGATGTTCCATGCATGGTGAAGCCTCAGTGTCTGACGGAACAGGGCGTTGGACTTGATGATTTTGAAGTAATGAAGGTGGTTGGGCAAGGAGCATTTGCTAAAGTCTTTCAAGTAAAGAAGAAGGGGACTGCAGAAATTTATGCAATGAAGGTTATGCGCAAAGATAAGATACTGGAGAAAAATCATGCAGATTACATGAAAGCTGAGAGAGACATTTTGACTAAGATTGAGCATCCCTTTGTTGTTCAGCTTAGGTACTCATTTCAG ACTAAGTACCGACTTTATCTTGTGTTGGACTTCATTAATGGTGGCCACCTATTCTTTCAACTCTATCATCAGGGTCTTTTTAG gGAGGATGTTGCACGGATCTATACTGCTGAGATTGTTTCTGCTGTATCTCACCTTCATGCCAATGGTGTAATGCATAGGGATCTGAAGCCAGAGAATATCCTTCTAGATGCAGATGGCCAT GTTATGCTGACAGATTTTGGACTGGCAAAGCAATTTGAGGGGAATGCCAGATCAAATTCTCTGTGTGGGACAGTAGAATACATGGCACCTGAAATTGTTCTTGGAAAAGGGCATGATAAAGCAGCTGACTGGTGGAGCGTTGGAATACTGCTGTTTGAAATGCTTACTGGAAAG CCGCCATTTATTGGAGGGAATCGACAAAAGATTCAACAGAAAATAATCAAGGATAAGATCAAACTGCCTGCATTTCTGTCCAGTGAAGTGCACTCTTTGCTTAAAGGG CTTCTGCAAAAGGATCCAAGCAAGCGGCTTGGCAGTGGCCCAGATGGCAGCGACGAGATCAAGCGCCACAAGTGGTTCAAGTCCATCAACTGGCGAAAGCTTGAAGCTCGAGAGATTGAGCCTGGTTTCAAGCCGAAGGTTGGAGGCAAAGATTGTGTTGCCAACTTCGATGAACGATGGACAAAGTTGCCTCTGCTAGACTCTCCGGCAGCAAGTCCAAGGCCAGGCGAGAATGAATTTGCTGGATTTACATTTGTGAGGCCTAGCCCATTTCTGCTTAAGCCTCGCTCTGTTATGTAG